The Salegentibacter sp. Hel_I_6 region GAATTCCTTCAAAAATACAAACACATTCTAAAACCTGAAGGAGTGGTAAACCTTAAAACCGATAGTGAATTTATGCACGGTTATACGCTTGGTCTTCTCCACGGCGAAGGTCATGAGATTCTATATGCACATCACGATATTTATAAAAATGAATATTCTCCAAAAGCAGTTAGAGAAATTCAAACTTTCTATGAAAAACAGTATCTTGACCGGGGAAAACCTATAACTTACATTCAGTTTAGAATAAAATAAGTCTCTTTGGAGGAAACAAAACTTTTTCTAATCACTTATTTGGCGGCCTTACTTGGGGTAATACCTCCAGGTTTGGTGAATATGACAGTGGCTAAAACCTGTGTTGAAAAAGGAAAGAAAAACGGACTTTACGTTGCGTTCGGTGCTACTATTGTAGTGATTATTCAGGCAACCGTGGCCGTGCTACTCGCTAAATATATATTCGGAAATGAATTTGTGCAGAATATTTTATTGCGGGCTGGTCTTGTAATATTTATTCTCCTGGCGGTTTACTTTTTTATTCAGGCAAAGAAACGAGGAGGTATAGAACATAAATCCCGCAAAGCAAATTCCAACAGTATTTTTAAAGGAATGCTTGTGGCCGCCCTTAACATTTTTCCCGTTCCTTATTTTGTGGCTATAGCCGGTGCACTTAATATTGGAACAGGTATTTCTTACGATTGGTCCCGAATTATAGCATTTGTTTTGGCTGCATCTATGGGAAGTTTTACCACCTTGTATATATACGTGATTTCTTTTATTAGAATTGAAAAACAAGCGGAAGCTTTTTCAAAATACTCTAATTATTTTATGACAGCCCTTATGCTGGTATTGATAATTGTAACACTACTTAGAATTTATTACTCTTAATTTTGGAAGAAAAGAACTTTTTTGAAAGGGTTTATGAGGTAGTAAGACAAATACCAAAAGGAAAAGTAACTTCTTATGGCGCCATTGCAAAAAGTGTTGGTGCATCAAAAAGTGCCAGGATGGTTGGTTACGCAATGAATTCGGCTAAAGATCTTGAAGATGTTCCTGCACATCGGGTGGTGAATAGAAATGGTTTGCTTACCGGTAAGAGTCATTTTGAAGATCACAATGCTATGCAAGAGATGTTAGAAGAAGAAGGAGTGCCGGTTAAGGATTTGAAAGTGCAGAATTTTGAAAAGTATTTTTGGGATCCTATGAGAGATTTAAAATAGAATTTTCTTCAGAAATTATCCCATAACTTCACTTTATCATCCTATAGATCAATTATAGATAAATACTTCGTTTTCTTAGCTTTTACACTTATATTTGCGTTTAGAATGAATCTATATAAGCTGATTGGTTTTTGAAGAAAAACTCACCTAATACAGCTAAAAATATCCTGAAATATTTAGGATCATAAAATGTTTTAAATGAAGTTAGACAGAAAAGAAATATTAAAATCGCTGGAAACTATTTCTGTAGCCGGAGACGGTAAAAATATGGTGGAGAGTGGTGCAGTTCAAAATGTAATGACTTTTGGCGATGAGGTTGTAGTAGACCTGGTTTTAGAAACCCCTGCCTTACATATTAAAAAGAGGGCTGAAGTGGACATTATGAAAGCTATTCACGAGCAAGTAAATCAAAAAGCTAAAGTTAAAGTAAACATTAAAGTAGAATCGGCAGATAAGAAACCTGAAATCAAAGGAAAAAATATTCCTGGAATTTCTAATATTATAGCAGTAGCTTCTGGAAAAGGCGGAGTTGGTAAATCTACGGTAACTGCTAATCTTGCCGTGACTTTATCTAAAATGGGCTTTAAAGTAGGGATTTTAGATGCCGATATTTATGGGCCATCTATCCCTATGATGTTTGACGTAGAAACGGAGAAACCTCTTTCGGTAACTGTAGATGGTAAATCTAAAATGAAACCTATTGAGAATTACGGAGTAAAAGTACTTTCTATTGGTTTTTTTACTAAACCTAATCAGGCAGTAGTTTGGCGTGGGCCAATGGCGGCCAAAGCGCTAAATCAAATGATTTTTGATGCCGCCTGGGGCGAACTGGATTTTCTTTTAATAGATCTGCCTCCGGGAACTGGTGATATTCATCTTTCAATAATGCAATCCCTACCTATAACTGGAGCGGTTGTGGTAAGTACGCCGCAAAATGTGGCTTTAGCTGATGCTAAAAAAGGAGTTGCCATGTTCCGCCAGGAAAGTATAAATGTGCCTGTTTTAGGAATAGTAGAAAATATGGCATATTTTACTCCAGAAGAGCTTCCTGAAAATAAATATTATATTTTTGGAAAACAAGGTGCTAAAAACCTTGCTGAAGATATTGATGCTCCATTTTTAGGTGAAATTCCCCTGGTGCAAAGTTTAAGGGAGTCTGGCGATATTGGCCATCCTGCAGCTTTGCAAACCGCTACGCCTTTAGAAGCGGCTTTTGAGGATATTACCCGAAATATGGTTCAGGAAACAGTAAATAGAAATAAAAGTCTGCCTCCAACTGAAGCGATAAAGATTACCACAATGGCCGGATGCAGTGCAGTAAAAAAGAAATAAATGACGAGCGAAGAAGTTAAATTAAATGTAGAAAAGGCCCTTGCCGAAATTCGTCCTTTTTTGGAGAGTGACGGGGGGAATATTTCCCTGGTTTCTATCGAAAACGACCGCCTGGTTAAAGTTCGTTTAGAAGGAGCCTGTGTAGATTGCACGGTAAACCAGATGACTCTTAAATCTGGAGTAGAAATGACTATTAAAAAATATGCACCACAAATAGAGAGTGTGGTTAATATTCAAAAGTAAGCACCTGGCTTACGATCAAACTTGAAAGTAGCATGATCAAAACCGATATACTTATCATTGGCGCAGGGCCAACAGGCCTTTTCGCGGTTTTTGAAGCAGGATTATTAAAGTTAAAATGCCATCTAATAGATGCGCTTCCCCAACCGGGAGGGCAGTGTTCAGAGATCTATCCTAAGAAACCTATTTATGATATTCCGGGGTTTCCCGAAGTTTTAGCAGGGGATCTCGTTACTAATTTAATGGAGCAAATAAAACCTTTTGAACCTGGGTTTACCCTGGGCGAAAGGGCCCAAACCATAGACAAACAGGAAGACGGTAGTTTTATAGTGACTACAAATAAGGGAACAAAACATCACGCCCCGGTGGTGGTAATTGCCGGTGGCCTCGGGAGTTTTGAACCCAGAAAACCACCTATTCCGAACATTACTGATTTTGAAGATAAAGGGGTGGCTTATATTATTCGGGAACCCGAAGATTATCGCGATAAAAAGGTAGTTATTGCCGGTGGAGGTGATTCAGCCTTAGATTGGGCTATTTATTTAGCCGATGTTGCTTCAGAAGTTTCCCTGGTACACCGAAGAAATGATTTTCGTGGCGCTTTAGATTCCGTGGAAAAAGTAGAAGAACTTTCTAAAATTGGGAAAATAAACCTTATTACCAATGCTGAGGTAACCGATCTTCAGGGAGAAGATGAACTGGAAAGTGTAGTAATTACCCACAAAGCATCTGCTTCAGAAAAGGAAATCAAGGAAACCGATTACTTTATTCCGTTGTTTGGGCTTTCGCCTAAATTGGGTCCTATCGCAGATTGGGGGCTGGAAATAGAAAAAAACGCAATAAAAGTTGATAATGCTTACGATTATCAAACCAATATCCCGGGTGTTTACGCTATTGGCGATGTAAATACGTATCCCGGCAAGTTAAAGCTTATTCTTTGTGGTTTTCACGAAGCAGCCATTATGTGCCAGAGTGCTTACCAACGCATTTTTCCAGATAAGAAATATGTGATGAAGTACACCACCGTTAGCGGTGTTAGCGGATTTGATGGCAGTAAAAAAGAAGCGAAAAAAGAAGTAGTAAAAAGTATAAATTAAAATAATAGATTGTCTATAAAGTAATCGTCATTACGAACGGAGTGAAGTAATCTTTCAAATGAAATTATTACTATAAATTACAGATTGCTTCGTGCCTCGCAATGACGAGTTCTTATTACGATCTAGCTTAAGCAAGATATGTCTGATATTAAAATAACAATTATAGACCGGGAAGGGGAAGCCCACGTGGTAGATGCTCCAACAGATATGAATATGAACCTTATGGAGGTAGTTCGTTCCTATGAGCTTGCTGCTGAAGGTACTATTGGGATTTGCGGCGGCATGGCAATGTGTGCCTCCTGCCAGTGCTATATTCTTAATTTCGAACATATGCTCCCAGAGCAAAGTATTGAAGAAGAAGATATGTTGGATCAGGCGTTTTTTGTGGAAGATAATAGTCGTTTAAGCTGCCAGATTCCTATTACCGAAGATTTAGATGGATTAGAAGTAAAACTCGCTCCTGAAGCACCTTAAACTTGCTTTTATTCGTCAAGCTGAACTGGTTTCAGCTTCTAGTATGAGGCTAAATTCAGGATGACGATGGTATGATATAAAAACCTCACAGATGTTATGATCTGTGAGGTTTATTTTTTGTCTAAAAATTCTTTAAATTGTCTGCAAGTTTTTAGAACTTATATTTTCTGAAATTTCTTCTTCAATACCTCGCCACAGTTCCAACCTGGCATCTAACGCTTCTTCGGCAATTTGCTGCGCTTCCTGCCATTTTTCATCATCATTCCCACAGAGTTCTGCTACCATTTTAAAAGCCATTGGCCCGTGTTCGTCGGCATCTAATTCTATGTGACGATCAAAATAATACTTGAAAAGGCTTAGATCTTCTTTTGGGAAGTTTTGCTGCACCTTTTCTATAATAGAAGTAAACATCCCGGGAATAAGGCCTTCACGACCAAATGTAAAGGCTGAAGCGATCTTATGGGATCTTCCTTCGGTAATTACTTCGAAAGTATTCTTTAGAAAAATTTTTATGTTATGCGGAAGTTTTGTGGCTGCAATCAATAAAAAAATATCGGTGCCATGAGTTACCTGCAGCAAAAAGTTTTTTATCCTGCCGGTATCTGCACCGCTTTTTTCCATAGCATCCAGGTACATCTCAAAATGGCTTTGATGTTTTCCGAAAGAATTCACATCTGTTTCTTCAGCAAGGACAATTTCGTTGATAAGATATCGGGTTTCAGGATTACCAACAGGAACCCACGGATTCGTAGTTTTGGTAAGTTTTTCCTGTAAAGCGGTAAGCAAGGACATAAAATCCCAAACAGCAAAAACATGGTGCTCCATAAAGATTTGCAAATGTTCTGGAGTGGTTATTTTTTGATATAAGGAATGTTCTAAAAGTTGGTTTATTTTAGGTTGTAATGCTTTATTTACCTCGTTTATCCTATTTTCGTATCCCATCTTGCAAAAATAAGATTCTCAACAGGATTTATAAAATTTAAACATTCATTTAAAATTGAATTAACGTACAATTTCAGGTTTTTAAAGTATATTCAAAATATGGCGAAACAGTTTTTAAATTCATATAATGTCATTGTTTTTTATTCAAATAAATCAAAAGATTATTTGCAAATAGACGGGGTTGTGGCTAAAAATCCCAAACCGCTTAAAAAAGAATGCTGCGAAAAATATAAAAAGGGCAAACGCTGTAAACGCTGCCCTTGTTTTGATCTACTTTAAAAACATAATTTTTGTTAAAAAATGTTAATAAATGTTTTATTTTAGCTGACAATCAAAAATCATCAGTCAAATGAAACGTTTATCTCTTGCCTTAGTTTTAGCCTGTTTTAGCCTATTAAGTTGTTCAACAGAAGAAGAACCAGAAGTGAATCCAACACCATCTGAACCTGCTCTTTTAACAGGTGTTTTTTTAGATTCTCCTGTAGAGGGGCTAATTTATAAAACTAATACCCAAGAAGGAGTAACCAATTCCGCTGGAGAGTTTCAGTTTGAAGAAGGTGAGACAGTCAGTTTTTTTGTAGGATCAGTCAAAATCGGAGAAGCTAAAGGTGAAAATACAATTACGCCCATTGATATTGCTGTTACTCCAAACGCTAATATTAACACTTCTGAAGTGAAAAATATTGCTGCTTTCTTACAGACTTTTGATGCCGATAAAGAAGCTGAAAATGGTATTCAAATTTCAGATGAAGCGGTAGAAGCTATGTCGCTAACTGAAATTGATTTTAGAAATCCTATTATCCAATTATTGGGTGAATTAGTGATGGAAATTAATATGAATACTCTAGCAGATCTGGAGGTTGTTTTGCCTGGAGAAGCTACGAACCATCTTGCTCAAAATCTCGAATTAGATTACGAAATGTCTGGATTAGAAGGGGGTGCTTTCTTTCATATTGTAGAATCATGGGAAACCAGAACCCGGAATGTGCATTGGATTCATGAATTTGATTCCGAAGGGAAAATTTCAAAGTCTAAGGCGTTTGAGAAATATCCCTGGAGGCCACTCCTTTCTTACAGCTATAGTGATCACAATGCTAATGGATTTCCAGAATTTTTTACCGGAGACCATCTCCGTGCAGATGGTTCAAGCGGATTTACCTTGAATTATTATTTTTCCTATGAAGAAAATTCTAAAATCGAGTCTTTTTCATATAGTCCCTCATCGATGATTGATTCAGATCTATATGTTTGGAAAATAGATGCAATTGATG contains the following coding sequences:
- a CDS encoding LysE family translocator is translated as MEETKLFLITYLAALLGVIPPGLVNMTVAKTCVEKGKKNGLYVAFGATIVVIIQATVAVLLAKYIFGNEFVQNILLRAGLVIFILLAVYFFIQAKKRGGIEHKSRKANSNSIFKGMLVAALNIFPVPYFVAIAGALNIGTGISYDWSRIIAFVLAASMGSFTTLYIYVISFIRIEKQAEAFSKYSNYFMTALMLVLIIVTLLRIYYS
- a CDS encoding MGMT family protein; translated protein: MEEKNFFERVYEVVRQIPKGKVTSYGAIAKSVGASKSARMVGYAMNSAKDLEDVPAHRVVNRNGLLTGKSHFEDHNAMQEMLEEEGVPVKDLKVQNFEKYFWDPMRDLK
- a CDS encoding DUF3050 domain-containing protein; its protein translation is MGYENRINEVNKALQPKINQLLEHSLYQKITTPEHLQIFMEHHVFAVWDFMSLLTALQEKLTKTTNPWVPVGNPETRYLINEIVLAEETDVNSFGKHQSHFEMYLDAMEKSGADTGRIKNFLLQVTHGTDIFLLIAATKLPHNIKIFLKNTFEVITEGRSHKIASAFTFGREGLIPGMFTSIIEKVQQNFPKEDLSLFKYYFDRHIELDADEHGPMAFKMVAELCGNDDEKWQEAQQIAEEALDARLELWRGIEEEISENISSKNLQTI
- a CDS encoding NifU family protein encodes the protein MTSEEVKLNVEKALAEIRPFLESDGGNISLVSIENDRLVKVRLEGACVDCTVNQMTLKSGVEMTIKKYAPQIESVVNIQK
- a CDS encoding 2Fe-2S iron-sulfur cluster-binding protein yields the protein MSDIKITIIDREGEAHVVDAPTDMNMNLMEVVRSYELAAEGTIGICGGMAMCASCQCYILNFEHMLPEQSIEEEDMLDQAFFVEDNSRLSCQIPITEDLDGLEVKLAPEAP
- a CDS encoding Mrp/NBP35 family ATP-binding protein; translation: MKLDRKEILKSLETISVAGDGKNMVESGAVQNVMTFGDEVVVDLVLETPALHIKKRAEVDIMKAIHEQVNQKAKVKVNIKVESADKKPEIKGKNIPGISNIIAVASGKGGVGKSTVTANLAVTLSKMGFKVGILDADIYGPSIPMMFDVETEKPLSVTVDGKSKMKPIENYGVKVLSIGFFTKPNQAVVWRGPMAAKALNQMIFDAAWGELDFLLIDLPPGTGDIHLSIMQSLPITGAVVVSTPQNVALADAKKGVAMFRQESINVPVLGIVENMAYFTPEELPENKYYIFGKQGAKNLAEDIDAPFLGEIPLVQSLRESGDIGHPAALQTATPLEAAFEDITRNMVQETVNRNKSLPPTEAIKITTMAGCSAVKKK
- a CDS encoding NAD(P)/FAD-dependent oxidoreductase, with the protein product MIKTDILIIGAGPTGLFAVFEAGLLKLKCHLIDALPQPGGQCSEIYPKKPIYDIPGFPEVLAGDLVTNLMEQIKPFEPGFTLGERAQTIDKQEDGSFIVTTNKGTKHHAPVVVIAGGLGSFEPRKPPIPNITDFEDKGVAYIIREPEDYRDKKVVIAGGGDSALDWAIYLADVASEVSLVHRRNDFRGALDSVEKVEELSKIGKINLITNAEVTDLQGEDELESVVITHKASASEKEIKETDYFIPLFGLSPKLGPIADWGLEIEKNAIKVDNAYDYQTNIPGVYAIGDVNTYPGKLKLILCGFHEAAIMCQSAYQRIFPDKKYVMKYTTVSGVSGFDGSKKEAKKEVVKSIN